The genomic stretch TTGTGTGTCCCTTGTAGTATGCCAACCCCACTTATTTATAAACTACATTATTTGGCCAACATTTTAATAATAACAGGAAATAACTGCTAATTCCTAATCTGATTTAGAATAGAAAAAACTCCTATTCCTAAACTTATACAAATAAGAAATTCCTTAACTACTATTTTAAGTAAttaaaatcaattagaaaactagttacttacaaaacaaaaaatatgcctaaaagaaattaaccAAATTTCCTAATAAATACAACCAAACATGCGATGATAAATGatgattaatttaattttatatcaTCCCATCAACCAAACGGAAAGATATACGTTTACAGTAAATGTTCTTGACACGTTAAAATTGGTGTCTTGCATTTAATCTCGTCTATCCAATCTCAAAACGCCTCATCTCTCACCTACAATTGCACCCGGGTGAGACTGCAGAGGACTTCAATCCACCAAAACCATGGCAGAGAAATCAATACAGAACTCGAAAGGCAGATCCATTGTACTGGTTCTTTAGTACgtcctacttttttttttttttgtttatagtACGTGGTACTTGCTTTGTAATCTGTCTTTTCACGTCTCCTCTTCTTCTACACCAAAACACAcattacacacacacacacccttTTTTAAAAAGTCTCTAGTCTATggcctctttctttttttccatctTCCCAATCCcaactatatttttttttgttttttgtattttttgttcTCCCCCTCTCCCTCTAGTTCTGCTAAACAGTTTTAAAAATTCGTGAtctatatattaacttttattaaaaaaatttggctTTAGGATTACATATCGTTTCTTGTAGGCAGTTTCAAGTCGAGAGAGGTAGTACttagttttttcttttgctttttactCCTGAATCTCACTGCTGTTATTGCTGTTTAGTGTTtctgtatcttttttttttttgttttccaaaaaGAAAGTTTTGTTCAGGCAAGATGTCTGGCCCTTTGGTTCAGCCAGTTCATGGCATCGTCAAGGAGGAGGTAAAGACCCACACCCTCGACTTTTTCATCCTTGATCTATTATGCACTTTTATTTCTGGCCCTTCTACTATGTGGTTTCTACTCAATCCATGGTACAATGCGTTTCATGGTACAATCCTGATCATGGACTCATTTAATAGTACGATCCTGTAGTTTGAGCAATGGCATACGGATCAGTTATCCCAGAAGCAATGCTGTACAGTATACTCAATACGTATATTGGTTTGATTTCAGTAAGAAACTTAAAGTTCTTATTTCTATCAGCCCTTTAGTATATTGCCATATATTGATGAAAAGCCATGTTTGGATGCGATGAACATGACCTCTGTTGCCAATCGAGAGCGCTTAAATTTTCAACCTGGATCCAGCAGTCGAACGGCTGAAGTTGATGATACTGAATATTACACAATCTCTGGGACAAGGCCGTATTTTGATGTGATTCTTTCAAGAACACATGTCACTCCTCCATATCGATTGGTAATGTCTTTCTTAGCTGAATTCATATGCAGCTAGATAGTGATAGAGAATGTTTAGCAGACTATcaattcattcatggctatacAAATGGTGAATGTTGTGATGTATTGAGCTTAATTCATAGATATAAACCAAGTAATGATTTCTCGGTTTCCTCTAGACTTAGTAACTTGGTGATTGTTGTACATCTTGTAAATACTCATGGAGGCAATTTAAGTTGAAGATACTTTGATGGTATTGTATCCTGGAAAGCAGATAAAATGATCAAGAATTTGTAATTTCTTGCTTTCAGAACCTTCCCACTAGAATGGTGTCAGAGCTTCCTTCTAAGTTAGTCCCTATGGTTCTAACTTCCTGTGGCAAGACCTGGGAGACGTTTTACCATGGACGAGGCTCAACCAAAAGATTTGGCTGGAAAAGATTTGTAATTGATAATGATCTGAGAATGGGAGATTGCTGTTTCTTTGAGCTCATGGAGTGCAGCACGACGAAAATCGTATTCAAAGTTATCATCCTCAGAGGTACCCTGCCTTTGGGTGAAGGAGCTGGAGATGGTGACACTCCGGAGACTGCAATCTTCATTGAATAGAACAATCCATTAGATTTATCACTACCTGTGATAGCTATTGGATCTTTCAACCATTTAGAGCTCCCACGTCTATTTACTGATTATCAGTTTATCACCTTATCTGGATGCtaaacatttcatgtaacaaaATTTCTAGATCCACCCGGATGAGACCTGTGAGGTAAATTCATTTGTTTTTGTCATCTATCTACACTTGGTAAATAATCTGAGAACCATCTAACCTGACAAGTCATTTACGGCTGAATTCTGAAAGTTATGAGATGCTTTGGCTTGCTACTGCAAATGCCTTAGGTTGCCAAATATTCAGAAAAAGAATTCGCAGATGCCCTTTTCAACTAATGATCTAAAGACCTCTGCGTCTCTTGACTTTGTCTTGGATCCTTAGAGCTTGAAGCATCTTGACATGAGAAACAACAGGGACACAGGCAATTCTGCTAAAAAAACGTTGTTCCTGAGATTGCTATGCTACATTGGCTGGCATGTTTTCTGAGATGAATACTTGTAAAGTTGTTCTGGACGTATAACAGTCTTGGCACTAAATTTTCAACCATCATTATTTTGTTAATCTACCTGGAAGAATAAGCTGTTGCAGGCTGAATTGGCTGCAATTTTCAGCTTCGCCTAAAGGGCAGGTTATCAGACATTGATTCAGAGCCAATTCTGCAGATAGTTGCCTCTCTTCTCCCCTTCAACTACTGATAGGCTATTCAAATCTTCTACTTTGTCGCTGGTTGTTGTGTATCATTAAAATCTTCATCAATTTGAGCTAATGCAAGGATCCTCATGCGAGGTTCGGACAAGAAATATTTCAAGCCATACAAATTTCAATTTGAGTAAATATCACCATCAATTGCCCCAAAAATTGCAACCAATAATAGCTTTTGAGAATTGCAGAGAATCCTCTCGTCGAGTCAGCAATGACACCAGTTGTTTTGCAACTTAAATAAAATAGGAACGTTTCATACGACAACTTAGCTACGAGTTATGGACACTTTCCAGTTCTTCGATACATTCTATTTTCTGAGACAAATCCTCCTATGTGTCAAAAGAGGATTTTTCGGACTGCCAAGTGGTACTGAAAAGCCAAGGAATAGTAGTGTGGGGCAGGAGATTCACCCACGGAATTTAAAGAACCTAAAGGGCATGAGTCATATATTCTGCGGAACGCCGTTCTTGCCAAGGTTGTATGTCTTTTTTCAACCTACTCAAGTCCAACCCATTTGGACCTCTTAAAGGTTCTAACCAGGGAGCGCGCAGGTCCCAAAAACGCATGGTTTCTCCTCCAAAAATGACTTCTCCGGTTGGCGAACGCATTAGATATTTACCTAAACCAGTAGGCCCTTGGGCGGATCCCACATTAGCCCCAAGACGTTGgtcaagaaatttccaaaaagtGCAAAATAGTAGTGTGAGAGGCTCATGTGTCTTTttccaacttttttttttagagaaaTAAAAAGTTGTAACTTTTTCTTAAACCTTGTGTGCATCCAAATGAATTTTTGTAGACACCTATACGTTGATGTCCACTTATATATTTTACATGTATATGTAAACATATCAATTTGACAAATTGGCTTAAATAATTGTTGAAATCTAATCTCAAACTCAGAATTATCTCTCCGATTGATAAGCAATGTAGCACAattttttctctcattttcttaAGCGAGCAATGTAGCACAATTTAGCAATCTAAAACCGTAGTTATTAAATCCGAACCAACTGACTGGTTGATTAGTTAATTTGGTGAACTGACCATTCAATTAGACTGGTTGATGATTTGACTAGACAAAAATACTGGGTTGGCTTTTAATAGTTTGACTGTTCAGATAGGATCCCAATCGGTTTAAGTAATTGGCTAGACTAGTGTTTTAAAAACAGGGCCGCCCAATCAATTCGACCGATGAAACTACGAACTGGTCATGGTTCTAATTCAATTTCGTGTTTAGTCCAAAATGTCAAATCCACTAATCAAACTCAGTTAAGAATTAGTTGACCCGATAAAAACCCAACCTTTTGAACTTTGCTTCTAGGAGTACTGGCGATCTGAGTAACTCGCGAGCTATTCAATCAAAGACTCGATCCAAGTTCGGCTTTGGGCTGAAACCACTTTTATATAGGCAGTCAATTCAAGTTCAAACTTGATTTTCTGGAACTCAAAAGCTTGACAAAGCTTATTTGAGTAATTagatatttatttattatatatattatatattaatgAATTTACTATTTTAGGTGTATAAGTTCAATCATTTACGACATTTCATCCGTTTCTTATAACATTAATCAGGGCTGACGTACATTTCATAAATGAAAAATTATAATTCAAAAATCCTAGAAGGGGAAAATCATGCTTCATTCTCATTCAGATTTATGCATTTCACTTAGAGTCTCAGACCCTTCTCTTCAACAATTACATCTCCATCTTCTTCTCTTCATTTCGCAAATTGTGAATCCATCTTCTTCTCTTCAAGACTTAACTCGTAATGCGCaactcttcctcttcttcagcTGCTCGAATTTGCAGTGGGTATTGGGTAGCTTGCGGCCAGTGACTTTAGCTTCAGTCGAAGGTAGAGCTGCAAAATCTTCCACCCTAAATGATACTGAGCTCCTATTTGATAACCtaattcagcacttaaacttaatagatttagatcttaacatattcagactgtttgataacaaaaaattaacatctaaattaattaagtgacattGAATTTTCTCggcaaaacttgctcccaaaattaagtgataaactattcactcaTCACTGAATGtaatatgcactcaaatgtattagatttaatacttaacaattcaataatttaatgaattcaaactttagattttagatttcagACTTTAGTTTTCGtacttcaattttatcaaatgcaccctgAGCCGCTGAGGCACTTTCACCACCTGAGCTCATACATATTGTGGTATGTTCTTATTTCTTAAGTCTGCAAACCCTAAACTAATATGGAtgaaattggagaaatttttgGTACCGTAAACCCTAAATGCAAATTAGGGGTTTTCAACGTAGAGAGTATTGTGCTTCTGGGAATTGAGAGGAGTCAGGAGTGCTAAGATAACCTAGATTTTCTAGTACATTTATGGATTTTTGGAAGTTTGTTTCCTTTGTCGATGGGAATGAAATTTTTACTGTTTTTTATATTTACTTTGTTGGTGTGAATTTTCTAGAACTACATTGGATTGGAAATTATTTATAAATGGATGAAGGGCTTGAAACAAATTGATTTTGGAGCTTATGAAATTGTACAATAGCAATTGCAGAATGCAGACTACTTCTGGCAAAATTTTATTGAGTTTGAGTACCTTTGAGTCCTCGAGCTCGATTGGGCTTGGTCTAGAACTTGAGCACAATCGAGTCGAGTCTTGAGCTCTGCAAATATGTTGTCAAGTCAAGTACGAGTTTGCGAATTATTACTCACTCGAACTCGAATATAGCGCTACTTGAGTTTGACTCGGTTTGAATTCACCCATATTTGCTCccactagattttttttttcaatgtttttcaAAATCATTAAACCAGAGTCAAGTTGATCAAACTGTCAGTTGTAAGCTCAATTGGTTTACTTGTGGATCCGAGTTTTCAGAACATTGAGTTAGACACCccaattcacttttttttttttgataaataggAGGTTTTGAATACAGGACTTCCACTTAGAATCCCTCCCCCCTTACCACCCGACCTACACTCCCCAACATCCCAATTCGCATGGTAGTAAACCAAAATAATATATTGCTAGAATTTATTATCAAGACACGCATTAGAATTTCACACTTTGAAATTTGTAAAAAAGATGTcataaaaactaaacaaaaattaaattctACATTTGGAAGTTGGGTGaattattatttaaactattttgttttcattctcACAATAATAATATGCTATAACTTCTTTAAAAATAGTTATAATTTATTAGAACATATTCTATTATTGTCTTTTCCACATATCTCGTATTAAAAATTActaaattttaaattaaaaaaatattatactGACCCATACATTCAAGCACCCAACCATTAATTACGCCAGTAGCCCATTGATCTGCCCTTCACTAGGCAGGTCTAGGTCCTCAACCCTACAACTATTAGCATTCAATAGCATTTCAACTTACAAATGAGGCGGTTAGTTTCGCCCATTTTCGTGCGGACGAACGTTTCTTGATCCTTTAAACACCCTTTTGTCTTCCTTCTCACCTCATTGGCACATTCTCCAAGTCCAACCAAAGAGAAAATACACGCAAAACACACTTAGCCAAAGAGCTCTCTCACCTTAGCACATCTGTAAGGGATAAAGTTCTTGCAGTGCCTTTATTTTCTGTTTGTTAAAGTAATCAAATGCGGCTATGAATATTAAGAAACACTCCATCAGTGATGTTGCATGCTTTTATTTAGAAGTTGTAAAaccatttttatcttttttcccCTTCTAATATGGATATCATTGATGAATGTGATGTGATGTTTTGCCCATTATTCTGATAATGCTCTGTTTTCTGGTAATCTCTGCATGTGTCCATTGTTGCTCTCTTCATTGGGCTTGTTCTTAGTTACTTCTGTTGTTAGTCAAGTCAATTTCTTATTTGTTAGAAGACAcactctttttcttattttttttcagtTTCATATTTTGAATCACATAAAAGGGTAAAAAGCccgtatttttttttttcctattgtCCGATATAAAATGTAATATATGTGTAAGATTAAAACATGTAAAAAGCCATGAAACAAAAATGGTAATTAAAGAAGTGAACGGTAATGCCattaacaaaaagaaattttattgtTCAAGGATCAAAAGCCCAACTCCTCTGGTTGGGATATTAACCAAAATAAGGTCATAGGAGAAATCTGTGTAACTTGgttgtaaaatttaaattttgtaccAAAATAAATACGCCATTTAGGGGTTAGTAATAATGTCAGAGTTGTATAGTACAAATGCTTCTTGGTTTTGAATTTCGATAGGTGCTTCAAAATGTCTTGTTAGTATTAATGTTCTCTATGTTACCGCAGGCGGTTCAAATTAATCTGCAATGCTATTGTGTTTTTCACTCTAGTTTATTTTTTAATTCTACTATGAATCAGGAACATAAAATAAACAAGATTGTAGTGGTTTTCCTGATCTTGTCTTAGTGGATCCCTGAGAAATCAATGAAAAGAGAATACTGAACTGTGTTGAAGTAGAGATGTCTAATCAGCCGGTACAGCCGTTTCTTTGCGCTGTCAAGGAGGAGGTATGCACCTTTGGTTTCTAGCATTTCGAATTGATGAacgaaaattttgttttgaataatTACCACTTTATATTAGGCATGATTGTACTGTTTGGCGTGCTATGAAGCCTATGATTACCAAAACAAAGAAACATGCCAAAGAAGTTGGTCTTTATTGGGCTAGAAATTTGTCAAGTCAAAGAATTTCTTGATCTCTTTGATGCATTCTTGTAGCTCAGTTTCTTTACCAGTTACAGATCACGGTATACATCTAAGAAATTTTTGGTCTTTTATTTATGTCAGTTTAATTTTGTGAGTTCACGGTATCCCTGTAACTTGATGTAGAGCTCAGTATTGCCTCTAATGATGATTGCAGAAGTGGTATAATTCAATtagaaaaaatttgaattcaagATTTGTCATAATTCACTTAACTGATGGTAAGTTGGCAGAAAGTGAATGTCCTGTGTACAAGGACCAGGTAGTGGAATAGGATTGTTTTTTACTTGCAAAAAGTTGAAGAATGATACACATTTTAATAATGTTTAATTCATGTGGAATTCTTAGAGGTCAATGTAGTGAAGAAAGTAGCATTTCTTTTCCCTGGAAAAATAGGTATTGTAAAGTTGATATTTGGATAAAATGCATTGTTATGATGCACTTATTGCATTCAACATATCTCTGTTTTGTCCTGTGGAATGCCTTTAACTTTGATGTTTATTATTCCTCGCAGCCCTTTATGACAGACTCAGACACTGATGAGAAGCCATATGTAGACCTTATTAACTCAAAATCTGTGCCCAGTGGAGAGAACTCACAGCTTCTGTCTGGATCAAGTTCTGGAATGGCTGAAATGGATGATATTGAATATTGGACAATCTCTGGGAAGAAGCCGTATTTTGATATAATTCTAGCAAAATCACATGTTGGTCCCAGATTTCAACTGGTAATTTCTTTGTTAGCTAAAA from Coffea eugenioides isolate CCC68of chromosome 8, Ceug_1.0, whole genome shotgun sequence encodes the following:
- the LOC113780292 gene encoding B3 domain-containing protein Os04g0386900-like, which encodes MSGPLVQPVHGIVKEEPFSILPYIDEKPCLDAMNMTSVANRERLNFQPGSSSRTAEVDDTEYYTISGTRPYFDVILSRTHVTPPYRLNLPTRMVSELPSKLVPMVLTSCGKTWETFYHGRGSTKRFGWKRFVIDNDLRMGDCCFFELMECSTTKIVFKVIILRGTLPLGEGAGDGDTPETAIFIE